In Prunus dulcis chromosome 2, ALMONDv2, whole genome shotgun sequence, a single genomic region encodes these proteins:
- the LOC117619225 gene encoding protein NTM1-like 9 isoform X1 — translation MSSISTMQEGDSIPVVLPGFRFYPTEEVLVSYYLKKKTEGKDSDFSHIIPEIDVCKHEPCDVPAFFEEADFPDHEMEWFFFSQPDYKYTNSTRCNRATDQGFYKITGKVREIKARRSKAVIGKKRTLTFYEGRVPNAKKTNWIMHEYYLTNTELAQLGPNTNQRKDFVLCRLKNKSANYKKLKDDSICNELADTGSGGGIASNSEDDQAAGADMISEPLEHLASQEVGDVLNGNGSGLIENNDISICDDDQIDAWIFSDFDSQAAYDLLQEQYCAEPGENLDSLLPPPQPPLPPLPQDYCSSTQQSPLYTNQGNVPYVYDADCNRQQSPIGDRNSYLTHKNNMSMNNQIEPVSNITYGVQNRATGESNSEVYNNSTNDFKEPVCNITYNCNNGAPDERILEAVKFQGDGPKENLGSPFDPFQLLDFTLLSPMNSELGDFEHGNKLCWHAMSCNL, via the exons ATGAGCAGCATCAGCACAATGCAAGAAGGGGATTCAATTCCTGTGGTCCTACCTGGGTTCAGATTCTACCCCACTGAAGAGGTGCTGGTGAGCTActacttgaagaagaagacagagGGCAAGGACTCTGACTTCAGCCACATCATCCCTGAAATCGATGTCTGCAAGCATGAGCCTTGTGATGTTCCTG CGTTCTTTGAAGAGGCAGACTTTCCAGATCATGAGATGGAATGGTTCTTCTTCAGCCAACCTGATTATAAGTACACCAACAGCACTCGCTGCAACAGGGCCACAGATCAGGGCTTTTATAAAATAACAGGCAAGGTTCGCGAGATCAAGGCTCGACGATCCAAAGCTGTGATTGGTAAGAAGAGGACCTTGACTTTCTACGAAGGCCGTGTGCCCAATGCAAAGAAGACCAACTGGATCATGCATGAGTATTATCTCACCAACACTGAACTGGCCCAACTTGGTCCTAATACCAATCAGCGGAAAGACTTTGTTCTCTGCCGCCTGAAGAATAAGTCAGCTAATTATAAGAAGCTGAAGGATGATTCAATCTGCAATGAATTAGCTGATACTGGTTCTGGTGGCGGCATTGCCTCTAATTCTGAAGATGATCAAGCTGCAGGAGCCGATATGATTTCAGAACCATTAGAACATCTGGCCTCCCAAGAGGTAGGAGATGTTCTGAATGGTAATGGTTCTGGTCTGATAGAAAACAATGATATTTCAATCTGTGATGATGATCAAATTGATGCCTGGATTTTCTCTGATTTTGATAGTCAAGCTGCATATGATTTGCTTCAAGAG CAGTATTGTGCTGAGCCAGGAGAAAATCTGGATTCACTCCTTCCTCCACCACAGCCACCTCTGCCACCTCTGCCACAGGATTACTGCTCCTCCACACAGCAGTCACCATTATACACAAATCAGGGAAATGTTCCCTATGTCTATGATGCTGACTGCAATAGGCAGCAATCTCCGATTGGGGATAGGAATTCTTATCTTACACATAAGAATAATATGTCAATGAATAATCAAATTGAACCAGTGAGCAACATTACTTATGGTGTTCAAAATCGAGCTACAGGTGAAAGTAATTCAGAG GTTTATAATAATTCAACCAATGATTTCAAGGAACCAGTTTGCAACATCACTTATAATTGTAACAATGGAGCTCCAGATGAAAGGATTTTAGAG GCTGTTAAATTTCAGGGCGACGGGCCAAAAGAAAATCTGGGATCACCCTTTGATCCATTTCAGCTACTGGATTTCACACTGCTGTCACCAATGAACTCAGAACTGGGAGATTTTGAGCATGGCAATAAACTATGTTGGCATGCAATGAGTTGTAATCTCTGA
- the LOC117619225 gene encoding protein NTM1-like 9 isoform X3 encodes MSSISTMQEGDSIPVVLPGFRFYPTEEVLVSYYLKKKTEGKDSDFSHIIPEIDVCKHEPCDVPAFFEEADFPDHEMEWFFFSQPDYKYTNSTRCNRATDQGFYKITGKVREIKARRSKAVIGKKRTLTFYEGRVPNAKKTNWIMHEYYLTNTELAQLGPNTNQRKDFVLCRLKNKSANYKKLKDDSICNELADTGSGGGIASNSEDDQAAGADMISEPLEHLASQEVGDVLNGNGSGLIENNDISICDDDQIDAWIFSDFDSQAAYDLLQEQYCAEPGENLDSLLPPPQPPLPPLPQDYCSSTQQSPLYTNQGNVPYVYDADCNRQQSPIGDRNSYLTHKNNMSMNNQIEPVSNITYGVQNRATGESNSEVYNNSTNDFKEPVCNITYNCNNGAPDERILEGDGPKENLGSPFDPFQLLDFTLLSPMNSELGDFEHGNKLCWHAMSCNL; translated from the exons ATGAGCAGCATCAGCACAATGCAAGAAGGGGATTCAATTCCTGTGGTCCTACCTGGGTTCAGATTCTACCCCACTGAAGAGGTGCTGGTGAGCTActacttgaagaagaagacagagGGCAAGGACTCTGACTTCAGCCACATCATCCCTGAAATCGATGTCTGCAAGCATGAGCCTTGTGATGTTCCTG CGTTCTTTGAAGAGGCAGACTTTCCAGATCATGAGATGGAATGGTTCTTCTTCAGCCAACCTGATTATAAGTACACCAACAGCACTCGCTGCAACAGGGCCACAGATCAGGGCTTTTATAAAATAACAGGCAAGGTTCGCGAGATCAAGGCTCGACGATCCAAAGCTGTGATTGGTAAGAAGAGGACCTTGACTTTCTACGAAGGCCGTGTGCCCAATGCAAAGAAGACCAACTGGATCATGCATGAGTATTATCTCACCAACACTGAACTGGCCCAACTTGGTCCTAATACCAATCAGCGGAAAGACTTTGTTCTCTGCCGCCTGAAGAATAAGTCAGCTAATTATAAGAAGCTGAAGGATGATTCAATCTGCAATGAATTAGCTGATACTGGTTCTGGTGGCGGCATTGCCTCTAATTCTGAAGATGATCAAGCTGCAGGAGCCGATATGATTTCAGAACCATTAGAACATCTGGCCTCCCAAGAGGTAGGAGATGTTCTGAATGGTAATGGTTCTGGTCTGATAGAAAACAATGATATTTCAATCTGTGATGATGATCAAATTGATGCCTGGATTTTCTCTGATTTTGATAGTCAAGCTGCATATGATTTGCTTCAAGAG CAGTATTGTGCTGAGCCAGGAGAAAATCTGGATTCACTCCTTCCTCCACCACAGCCACCTCTGCCACCTCTGCCACAGGATTACTGCTCCTCCACACAGCAGTCACCATTATACACAAATCAGGGAAATGTTCCCTATGTCTATGATGCTGACTGCAATAGGCAGCAATCTCCGATTGGGGATAGGAATTCTTATCTTACACATAAGAATAATATGTCAATGAATAATCAAATTGAACCAGTGAGCAACATTACTTATGGTGTTCAAAATCGAGCTACAGGTGAAAGTAATTCAGAG GTTTATAATAATTCAACCAATGATTTCAAGGAACCAGTTTGCAACATCACTTATAATTGTAACAATGGAGCTCCAGATGAAAGGATTTTAGAG GGCGACGGGCCAAAAGAAAATCTGGGATCACCCTTTGATCCATTTCAGCTACTGGATTTCACACTGCTGTCACCAATGAACTCAGAACTGGGAGATTTTGAGCATGGCAATAAACTATGTTGGCATGCAATGAGTTGTAATCTCTGA
- the LOC117620268 gene encoding DNA replication complex GINS protein PSF3-like isoform X1: protein MASYYDIDDILVEEQRVPVVFQQAVNGVDIDPSAETHCVEPGSKVELPYWLAHELHLRKVAKMKVPACFNQRTKLELGADGASVDLRSRCLYFYEFGCKIAPLVGDRDMGSFLLSAFRTRYQKILAKAHNAAFTAHSKLLSYLTKEETNLYEAAQSSMAAFKKWRIGGPRFERASVLGRKRKEAN from the exons ATGGCAAGTTACTATGACATTGATGATATTCTTGTGGAGGAACAG CGTGTCCCAGTTGTTTTCCAGCAAGCAGTAAATGGGGTTGATATTGATCCTAGTGCTGAAACCCATTGT GTTGAACCCGGTTCAAAGGTAGAGCTGCCTTACTGGCTTGCCCATGAGTTACACCTCAGAAAAGTAGCAAAGATGAAGGTTCCTGCATGTTTCAATCAAAG AACAAAACTGGAACTTGGGGCTGATGGTGCATCTGTGGATTTAAGATCTCGATGTCTATACTTCTATGAATTTGGATGCAAGATAGCACCGCT GGTTGGTGATAGAGACATGGGATCATTCCTATTATCTGCATTTAGGACCAGGTATCAGAAAATCCTGGCAAAGGCACATAACGCAGCATTTACAGCACATTCAAAATTGCTGTCGTActtaacaaaagaagaaaccaaTC TGTATGAGGCAGCTCAGTCGTCAATGGCAGCCTTTAAGAAGTGGCGGATAGGTGGCCCCCGATTTGAGAGAGCTTCTGTACTtgggaggaagaggaaggaaGCCAACTGA
- the LOC117620267 gene encoding uncharacterized protein LOC117620267: MSSSSSTTTTEAWVLDLLPEFRFRPSDEKMVNLLWKKINGKDYQVMPEINYKPWDLPDNESIPLFLRFLKQLMQGKASIIPEIDFYKHEPWDLAGAGLMFPDSPYQARTWFCFSRPDYKYVDSPRRNRLTEKGFWKITGQPREVKSRQLSKSLTCKKKTLTFHLGRPKKSSKTDWVKQEYYLTPNDPGSNPNQLSGLVLYRVKYRSADYESDNNYVLGTGNLNDGEPGGFVSSDFDDMIQEPCDQQEHLDSPSPPPEPPRPHQLPQLGNVHGSTGDYIASNSDNQAAAIHHMITDEEELLAYKKLERVLLGSGNPDDTEARTCVSSDMLRELCAQLGEDLDSPFPPPGPPELGNAPDVYTDECSSWPSPIEDNDSSLPNKNNIPTNYDSKPVSNTASNFENQTKDERIPEVYSQSEENLQSFFRSLEEENYTLPSPILYKEQGDVLHANNYIGCNESQYAALFPQSS; encoded by the exons ATGAGCAGCAGTAGCAGCACAACAACAACAGAAGCATGGGTGCTGGACTTGCTGCCTGAGTTCAGATTCCGTCCCTCTGATGAGAAAATGGTGAACCTTTTATGGAAGAAGATAAATGGCAAGGACTACCAAGTCATGCCTGAAATCAATTACAAGCCTTGGGATTTACCTGATAATGAATCTATCCCACTTTTTCTTCGCTTCTTGAAGCAGCTGATGCAGGGCAAGGCCTCCATCATTCCTGAAATCGATTTCTACAAGCACGAGCCTTGGGATTTAGCTG GAGCAGGACTCATGTTCCCAGATTCTCCATATCAAGCTAGGACGTGGTTCTGCTTCAGCCGACCTGACTACAAATACGTCGACAGTCCTCGCCGCAACAGGCTCACAGAGAAGGGCTTCTGGAAAATCACAGGCCAGCCACGAGAAGTGAAGTCTCGACAACTCTCCAAATCGCTCACTTGCAAAAAGAAGACCTTGACCTTCCATTTAGGTCGTCCGAAAAAGTCGAGCAAGACAGACTGGGTCAAGCAGGAGTATTATCTCACTCCAAATGACCCGGGTTCTAACCCCAATCAGCTGAGTGGCCTTGTTCTTTACCGCGTCAAATATAGGTCAGCTGACTATGAGTCTGATAATAACTATGTGCTTGGAACTGGCAATCTTAATGATGGTGAACCTGGTGGCTTTGTTTCATCTGATTTTGATGATATGATTCAAGAG CCATGTGATCAGCAAGAACATCTGGATTcaccttctcctcctcctgaGCCGCCTCGGCCACACCAGCTACCTCAGTTGGGAAATGTTCATGGTAGTACTGGTGACTACATTGCCTCTAATTCTGATAACCAAGCTGCTGCTATCCATCATATGATTACAGACGAAGAAGAACTTCTGGCCTACAAAAAGCTAGAACGTGTTCTTCTTGGCAGTGGCAATCCTGATGACACTGAAGCTCGTACCTGTGTTTCATCTGATATGCTTAGAGAG TTATGTGCTCAGCTAGGAGAAGATCTGGATTCACCCTTTCCTCCTCCTGGGCCACCTGAGCTGGGAAATGCTCCTGATGTCTATACTGATGAATGCAGTAGCTGGCCATCCCCAATTGAGGATAATGATTCTTCTCTTCCAAACAAGAATAATATTCCAACCAATTATGACAGCAAACCAGTTAGCAACACAGCCTCTAACTTCGAGAATCAAACTAAAGATGAAAGGATTCCTGAG GTTTATTCTCAATCAGAAGAAAATCTGCAATCGTTCTTTCGTTCACTTGAGGAAGAGAATTACACATTGCCTTCCCCAATATTATACAAGGAACAGGGAGATGTTCTGCATGCCAATAACTATATTGGATGCAATGAGTCGCAATATGCGGCTCTTTTCCCACAAAGTTCTTGA
- the LOC117618330 gene encoding uncharacterized protein LOC117618330: MGSNYNRKTTGGVSVPVGFRFHPTEEELVNHYLKKKKQDKDFKVNHIIPEIAFCKHEPWDLPGLLFTEPDSPYHDMEWFFFSLRDYKYINSNRSNRATRKGYWKITGKERMIRARVSKFVIGRKRTLTFYEGRVPKSKKTNWVMHEYYLIEDEANSNPKLAQRDFVLCRLKKKPDKKDTSICAEGEPSNCSLSNCEDQVAAVVTPESQDHSPSTLQSPASIELGDVLQANGINEDCNEMQSPFGDNEYHVTDNNDISTCDEGEPHGFTMSYFENEVADDMSRELYAQQERNLDPTYTELEGFMYIDASSFENKAGELQCAQPEKNLDPRFHPPQPHDYCSSTLQSPIYTELGSVPHANVYNDQWQSTYDGNGQVRNTIANFENQTTYERISEEYPQQEENLELIFHAPQLQDYTLQPLMNTEVGDVLHDNNYIECNELQSPVWSQLHGSAASSLKPKHLIILFQFSRTVAGGMRSTTTEEWLLPLLRGFRFHPPEEEMVNLLRKKMEGQGSQTMPEIDYEPWNLPDNESISLFLRFLKQMMQGKASQACHIIPEIDVCKYEPSDLAELLFPDSPYQPRMWFSFSRPHYKSIKSLRYNRATKKGFWKITGKPREIKSQQLSKSVTCKKRTLTFHEGRVSMSKKTDWVMQEYYLTQTEPGSIPNQLSDFVLCRMKNKSAHYESDNKKLKDDSICDESADPGIGGYMTSNSEDDQAPANNMILEADRHLADKELEHDLPGSGNHDAGEPGGCVSSDCDDMVQELSAQPGEYLDLPFPPPEPPEPGNASVPSPIGNNDSSLPNKNNITTNYDSKPVSNTASNFKNQTKDERKSEVYSQPEEDPESFLQLKLDDYTWLSRILQPEQGNLLHANNSIGCNELQSPYPETAALFPQSS; the protein is encoded by the exons atgGGCAGCAACTACAACAGAAAAACAACAGGAGGGGTTTCAGTGCCTGTGGGGTTCAGATTCCATCCCACTGAAGAGGAACTGGTGAACCActacttgaagaagaagaaacaggATAAAGATTTTAAAGTTAACCACATCATCCCTGAAATTGCTTTCTGCAAGCACGAGCCTTGGGATTTACCTG GGCTCTTGTTCACAGAGCCAGACTCTCCATATCATGATATGGAGTGGTTCTTCTTCAGCCTAAGGGATTACAAATACATCAACAGCAATCGCTCCAACAGGGCCACGCGGAAAGGCTACTGGAAAATCACAGGCAAGGAACGTATGATCAGGGCTCGAGtgtccaaatttgtcattgggAGGAAGAGGACCTTGACCTTCTATGAAGGTCGTGTGCCTAAATCGAAGAAGACCAACTGGGTCATGCACGAGTATTATCTCATTGAAGATGAAGCCAATTCTAATCCTAAGCTGGCACAG AGGGATTTTGTTCTCTGTCGCTTGAAGAAAAAACCAGATAAGAAGGATACTTCAATCTGTGCTGAGGGTGAACCTAGCAACTGCAGTTTGTCTAATTGTGAAGATCAAGTTGCAGCTGTTGTGACTCCAGAG TCACAGGATCACAGCCCCTCCACGCTGCAATCACCTGCAAGCATAGAGCTGGGAGATGTTCTGCAAGCCAATGGCATTAATGAAGATTGTAATGAAATGCAATCTCCATTTGGAGATAATGAGTATCATGTTACTGATAACAATGATATTTCAACCTGTGATGAAGGTGAACCGCATGGCTTCACCATGTCttattttgaaaatgaagtcGCAGATGATATGTCGCGAGAG CTATATGCTCAGCAAGAAAGAAACTTGGATCCAACATATACAGAACTGGAAGGTTTTATGTATATTGATGCCTCTAGTTTTGAAAATAAAGCTGGAGAG CTGCAATGTGCTCAGCCAGAAAAGAACCTGGATCCACGCTTTCATCCACCTCAGCCACATGATTACTGCTCCTCCACACTGCAGTCACCAATATACACCGAACTGGGAAGTGTCCCACATGCCAATGTCTATAACGATCAATGGCAATCTACATATGATGGCAATGGACAAGTTAGAAACACCATTGctaattttgaaaatcaaactaCATATGAAAGGATTTCAGAG GAATATCCTCAACAAGAAGAGAATCTGGAATTAATCTTTCATGCACCTCAGCTACAGGATTACACACTGCAGCCACTAATGAACACAGAAGTGGGAGATGTTTTGCATGACAATAACTATATTGAATGCAATGAGCTTCAATCTCCAGTTTGGAGT CAACTTCACGGCTCTGCTGCATCTTCTCTGAAGCCAAAACATTTGATAATCTTATTCCAATTTTCCAGAACAGTTGCAGGAGGGATGAGAAGCACAACAACAGAAGAATGGTTGCTTCCCTTGCTGCGTGGATTCAGATTCCATCCCCCTGAGGAGGAAATGGTGAACcttttgaggaagaagatggaggGCCAGGGCTCCCAAACCATGCCTGAAATCGATTACGAGCCTTGGAATTTACCTGATAATGAATCAATCTCACTTTTTCTTCGCTTCTTGAAGCAGATGATGCAGGGCAAGGCCTCCCAAGCCTGCCACATCATCCCTGAAATCGATGTCTGCAAGTACGAGCCTTCGGATTTAGCTG AGCTCTTGTTCCCAGACTCTCCATATCAACCTAGGATGTGGTTTTCCTTCAGCCGACCTCATTACAAATCCATCAAGAGTCTTCGTTACAACAGGGCCACAAAGAAGGGATTCTGGAAAATCACAGGCAAGCCACGAGAAATCAAGTCTCAACAACTCTCCAAATCGGTCACTTGCAAAAAGAGGACCTTGACATTCCATGAAGGTCGTGTGTCTATGTCGAAGAAGACCGACTGGGTCATGCAGGAGTATTATCTCACTCAAACTGAACCGGGTTCTATTCCCAATCAGCTGAGTGACTTTGTTCTCTGCCGCATGAAGAATAAATCAGCTCATTATGAGTCTGATAATAAGAAGCTGAAGGATGATTCAATCTGTGATGAATCAGCTGATCCTGGTATTGGTGGCTACATGACCTCTAATTCTGAAGATGATCAAGCTCCTGCAAATAATATGATTCTGGAGGCCGATAGACATCTGGCTGACAAAGAGCTAGAACATGATCTGCCTGGAAGTGGCAATCATGATGCTGGTGAACCTGGTGGCTGTGTTTCATCTGATTGTGATGATATGGTTCAAGAG CTAAGTGCTCAGCCAGGAGAATATCTGGATTTACCTTTTCCTCCACCTGAGCCACCTGAGCCGGGAAATGCTTCTGTGCCATCTCCAATTGGGAATAATGATTCTTCTCTTccaaataagaataatattaCAACCAATTATGACAGTAAACCAGTTAGCAACACCGCCTCTAATTTCAAGAATCAAACTAAAGATGAAAGGAAGTCAGAG GTTTATTCTCAACCAGAAGAAGATCCGGAATCATTCTTACAACTTAAGCTAGACGATTACACATGGCTTTCGAGAATATTGCAGCCAGAACAGGGAAATCTTCTGCATGCCAATAACTCTATTGGATGCAATGAGTTGCAATCTCCATATCCGGAGACTGCGGCTCTTTTCCCACAATCTTcttga
- the LOC117620268 gene encoding DNA replication complex GINS protein PSF3-like isoform X2 translates to MASYYDIDDILVEEQVEPGSKVELPYWLAHELHLRKVAKMKVPACFNQRTKLELGADGASVDLRSRCLYFYEFGCKIAPLVGDRDMGSFLLSAFRTRYQKILAKAHNAAFTAHSKLLSYLTKEETNLYEAAQSSMAAFKKWRIGGPRFERASVLGRKRKEAN, encoded by the exons ATGGCAAGTTACTATGACATTGATGATATTCTTGTGGAGGAACAG GTTGAACCCGGTTCAAAGGTAGAGCTGCCTTACTGGCTTGCCCATGAGTTACACCTCAGAAAAGTAGCAAAGATGAAGGTTCCTGCATGTTTCAATCAAAG AACAAAACTGGAACTTGGGGCTGATGGTGCATCTGTGGATTTAAGATCTCGATGTCTATACTTCTATGAATTTGGATGCAAGATAGCACCGCT GGTTGGTGATAGAGACATGGGATCATTCCTATTATCTGCATTTAGGACCAGGTATCAGAAAATCCTGGCAAAGGCACATAACGCAGCATTTACAGCACATTCAAAATTGCTGTCGTActtaacaaaagaagaaaccaaTC TGTATGAGGCAGCTCAGTCGTCAATGGCAGCCTTTAAGAAGTGGCGGATAGGTGGCCCCCGATTTGAGAGAGCTTCTGTACTtgggaggaagaggaaggaaGCCAACTGA
- the LOC117619225 gene encoding protein NTM1-like 9 isoform X2, with protein MSSISTMQEGDSIPVVLPGFRFYPTEEVLVSYYLKKKTEGKDSDFSHIIPEIDVCKHEPCDVPAFFEEADFPDHEMEWFFFSQPDYKYTNSTRCNRATDQGFYKITGKVREIKARRSKAVIGKKRTLTFYEGRVPNAKKTNWIMHEYYLTNTELAQLGPNTNQRKDFVLCRLKNKSANYKKLKDDSICNELADTGSGGGIASNSEDDQAAGADMISEPLEHLASQEVGDVLNGNGSGLIENNDISICDDDQIDAWIFSDFDSQAAYDLLQEYCAEPGENLDSLLPPPQPPLPPLPQDYCSSTQQSPLYTNQGNVPYVYDADCNRQQSPIGDRNSYLTHKNNMSMNNQIEPVSNITYGVQNRATGESNSEVYNNSTNDFKEPVCNITYNCNNGAPDERILEAVKFQGDGPKENLGSPFDPFQLLDFTLLSPMNSELGDFEHGNKLCWHAMSCNL; from the exons ATGAGCAGCATCAGCACAATGCAAGAAGGGGATTCAATTCCTGTGGTCCTACCTGGGTTCAGATTCTACCCCACTGAAGAGGTGCTGGTGAGCTActacttgaagaagaagacagagGGCAAGGACTCTGACTTCAGCCACATCATCCCTGAAATCGATGTCTGCAAGCATGAGCCTTGTGATGTTCCTG CGTTCTTTGAAGAGGCAGACTTTCCAGATCATGAGATGGAATGGTTCTTCTTCAGCCAACCTGATTATAAGTACACCAACAGCACTCGCTGCAACAGGGCCACAGATCAGGGCTTTTATAAAATAACAGGCAAGGTTCGCGAGATCAAGGCTCGACGATCCAAAGCTGTGATTGGTAAGAAGAGGACCTTGACTTTCTACGAAGGCCGTGTGCCCAATGCAAAGAAGACCAACTGGATCATGCATGAGTATTATCTCACCAACACTGAACTGGCCCAACTTGGTCCTAATACCAATCAGCGGAAAGACTTTGTTCTCTGCCGCCTGAAGAATAAGTCAGCTAATTATAAGAAGCTGAAGGATGATTCAATCTGCAATGAATTAGCTGATACTGGTTCTGGTGGCGGCATTGCCTCTAATTCTGAAGATGATCAAGCTGCAGGAGCCGATATGATTTCAGAACCATTAGAACATCTGGCCTCCCAAGAGGTAGGAGATGTTCTGAATGGTAATGGTTCTGGTCTGATAGAAAACAATGATATTTCAATCTGTGATGATGATCAAATTGATGCCTGGATTTTCTCTGATTTTGATAGTCAAGCTGCATATGATTTGCTTCAAGAG TATTGTGCTGAGCCAGGAGAAAATCTGGATTCACTCCTTCCTCCACCACAGCCACCTCTGCCACCTCTGCCACAGGATTACTGCTCCTCCACACAGCAGTCACCATTATACACAAATCAGGGAAATGTTCCCTATGTCTATGATGCTGACTGCAATAGGCAGCAATCTCCGATTGGGGATAGGAATTCTTATCTTACACATAAGAATAATATGTCAATGAATAATCAAATTGAACCAGTGAGCAACATTACTTATGGTGTTCAAAATCGAGCTACAGGTGAAAGTAATTCAGAG GTTTATAATAATTCAACCAATGATTTCAAGGAACCAGTTTGCAACATCACTTATAATTGTAACAATGGAGCTCCAGATGAAAGGATTTTAGAG GCTGTTAAATTTCAGGGCGACGGGCCAAAAGAAAATCTGGGATCACCCTTTGATCCATTTCAGCTACTGGATTTCACACTGCTGTCACCAATGAACTCAGAACTGGGAGATTTTGAGCATGGCAATAAACTATGTTGGCATGCAATGAGTTGTAATCTCTGA